In Mytilus galloprovincialis chromosome 1, xbMytGall1.hap1.1, whole genome shotgun sequence, the following are encoded in one genomic region:
- the LOC143059889 gene encoding uncharacterized protein LOC143059889 yields MASSKPIQCGPCQEGKVNTKADIWCYNCEEGLCSTCSSHHKRFKGTRDHKTVDIKSYKPSIRAIKTECDKHGQQLNLYCPSHLIPCCDECISTSHSKCTGIKSLASVVEKTKIEKSTQSVQKQIDSIKHFLDKLINNKSKNIKRCEKENDNIKELIFKIRKDINEHLTHLEKKLCNEADTIWNQEKSKAKDLITEIEGKQKNFKEMQDHLHTVIPHTSKLQSFLGVHQIEQQVHQCQRYVDDLEKDDRAKEFSIKLMQNNEIEKILSKLGSLESLGEVIVDKTETALNRETSVKKKAQVQSRVQSNITNMTMNIETKIKITIKKDDISDMICLMDGRVIVVEMEGKVNLLTSDGKLQKQLPIPGEAFSVTQINQNTIAVTYPHETAIKIFNMENDTVTKVITLNKQCYGISFYNNSLAVGLIDDEIRIIELEGNTLKSIQVQSGSYLEDLVYCNDRVIYSDCNGKAVYCYDESSKQIWKYTQDLSEPSGLCTDTYGNIIVADYLFHRIIVISKDGQNSKVLISEEDGLENPVCICFKHNESSGYICDVNGTYLTKFNLSS; encoded by the coding sequence ATGGCATCTAGCAAGCCTATACAGTGTGGACCTTGTCAAGAAGGAAAAGTAAACACTAAAGCTGACATCTGGTGTTACAACTGTGAAGAAGGATTATGTTCAACATGTTCCAGTCATCACAAAAGATTCAAAGGAACACGTGATCATAAAACTGTTGATATCAAAAGTTATAAACCCTCCATCAGAGCCATCAAAACAGAATGTGACAAACATGGTCAACAACTCAACTTGTACTGTCCTAGTCATTTAATACCTTGCTGTGATGAATGTATTTCCACAAGTCATTCAAAGTGTACAGGAATAAAAAGTTTAGCAAGTGTGGTGGagaaaactaaaattgaaaagtCCACACAATCTGTACAAAAACAAATTGACTCTATAAAGCATTTCCTAGATAAATTGATTAACAACAAATCAAAAAACATTAAAAGGTgtgaaaaagaaaatgataacataaaagaattaatttttaaaattcgcAAGGACATAAATGAACATTTAACCCACCTAGAGAAGAAATTATGCAATGAGGCAGATACTATCTGGAAtcaggaaaaatcaaaagcaaaagATTTAATAACTGAAATTGAAGGAAAACAGAAAAACTTCAAGGAAATGCAAGACCACTTACATACAGTCATACCACACACTTCAAAACTCCAATCATTTCTAGGAGTACATCAGATTGAACAACAAGTACACCAATGTCAAAGATATGTTGATGATCTGGAAAAAGATGACAGGGCAAAAGAATTTAGCATCAAATTGAtgcaaaataatgaaatagaaaagaTACTGAGCAAGTTAGGATCATTAGAATCCCTAGGAGAAGTGATTGTTGATAAAACAGAAACAGCCTTGAATAGAGAAACGAGTGTAAAGAAGAAGGCACAAGTACAGTCAAGAGTACAATCCAACATAACGAACATGACAATGAATATTGAGACAAAGATAAAGATCACCATAAAGAAGGATGATATTAGTGACATGATTTGTCTGATGGATGGAAGAGTTATAGTAGTGGAAATGGAAGGTAAGGTTAACCTACTTACTTCTGATGGCAAACTACAGAAACAATTACCTATACCTGGTGAAGCCTTCAGTGTTACACAGATCAATCAGAACACTATAGCCGTAACTTATCCTCATGAGACAGCCATTAAGATCTTCAATATGGAGAATGACACAGTTACCAAAGTTATCACATTAAACAAACAATGCTATGGAATATCATTCTACAATAATTCTCTGGCTGTAGGTTTGATTGATGATGAAATCCGTATTATAGAATTGGAAGGAAATACACTGAAGTCAATACAAGTTCAGAGTGGATCATACCTGGAGGACCTTGTTTACTGTAATGACAGAGTAATCTATAGTGACTGTAATGGTAAAGCAGTATACTGTTATGATGAATCAAGTAAACAGATCTGGAAATATACACAGGATTTATCAGAACCAAGTGGACTTTGTACAGATACTTATGGTAACATTATTGTAGCAGACTATCTATTTCATAGAATAATAGTAATATCAAAAGATGGACAGAATAGTAAAGTACTGATAAGTGAAGAGGATGGACTGGAGAATCCTGtgtgtatttgttttaaacataatgAGTCATCGGGTTATATTTGTGATGTCAATGGCACATacttgacaaaattcaatttatctTCTTAA